From the genome of Sediminibacter sp. Hel_I_10:
AATTTATGACAGCCAAAAAACTTATCCATTCCAGAAAGATCAATGTAAAACTCATCGATTGACGTCTTTTCGTATAACGGCACACTTTCCTTAATGACTTCTGTAACGCTTTCTGAAAACTTGGTATATACTCCTGAGTTTCCTCTTAAAATCACTGCCTCAGGACACAATTGTTTTGCTAAACGCATGGGCATAGCAGAATGTATCCCAAATTTTCGCGCTTCGTAACTACAAGAGGCAACCACACCACGATCACTAGTGCCACCAATAAGCACAGGCTTTCCATCTAGTCTACTATCAAGCAAACGTTCACAAGACACAAAAAAAGTATCTAAATCCATGTGTACTATTGAGCGGTTATGATTCATTGATGTTAAAGTGATTTTTAAAATTATATAGCTGTTTCTAACTGTTTTAAATCTTTAGGCTGGATGTCGAAATCCTGAGACGCTTTCCTTGTGAGATGAATTCTGAAGCCTTTTTTTGTTATCCTCAAAACTCTTTTTAATTTGAAACGTGGCATTTTTAGAATTCACTGAGTATCGGGGATCTTCTATAATTGCGGCACGTTGCAAATGGGACACCTCAATGGTGATGCAATCAAACTCCTCCACCACTTTACCCGTAATGGTGTAAATCCCTTTTCCGCGAAATGGGTATGTTGCAGCTATGATGGGAAAATGAACCGTATCTACAAAATCACCATCGCGATCTAAGAAGTTACCGAAATTCATCAATTTACCATTAGAGGTTTTTGTGTTTTTTAGAGTAATTAAATAGCCTTCAATTGTAATTGTCTTCTCAAGATACGCTTCTAAATGCTTAGCACGTAACGGGTTTTTAGAGGGCGTTTCCAAAAGATCAAAAGGGTTGCAAAGCGGAAACCCCAACAACTCCATTTCATCAAAAGCATTCTCAAGGTCTGTGCTTGATAAACTTGGTGTTTTATAATTTATTTTTTCTGTTTTAAACAAGGTCATTACCTGCTCTTGAACTACGATCTTACTAATTTTAAGATGTGCCTCCCAAAGGAGTTCGCGCTTATTGATCCCTGTAAACCTAAAGGCGTTGATTTTAATTAAAATTGAAATTTGTTCTATGGAAATGGGCACCCTATCAATAAAATCCTCTAAGCTCTCAAACCGTCCATTTTTAGAACGCTCCAAAACTAATTGCTTCATCAATTTAGACTCAAAGGATTGTAAGAACATAAATCCCAAAAAAATAGTTGTCTTTTTAATGATGGCTTGGGTAAAACTGGTGTTTACGCATGGTGACTCAATATGGCCGTCGTGCATTCTAGCTTCATGTACATAAAGCTCTGTACTGTAAAATCCGCCAAAATTGTTGATGGTTGCCACCATGTATTCCAAAGGGAAATAGGCTTTTAAAAACAAACTCTGATAACTTTCTACCGCATAAGAAGCCGAATGTCCTTTTGCAAACGCATAGCCCGCAAAGCTTTCGATCTGTCTCCAAATATCAGCGACCAATTCCTGCGGTTTTCCATCTGCTTTACAATTATCAAAAAACTGTTGTTTGACTTTTGCAAACTCCTCTCGCGAACGAAATTTACCCGACATCCCGCGTCGTAACATATCGGCCTCACCCAAATCAAGTCCACCAAAATAATGTGCCACCTTAATGACATCTTCCTGATAGACCATCACACCGTACGTTTCTGGCATGATTTCTAGCAGGGCTTTGGGAGCATCATTACGGCGTTCTGGATAGCGATAGCGCAAGATATACTCACGCATCATCCCGCTATTGGCAACACCTGGCCGTATTACAGAGCTTGCCGCCACCAAACCCAAATAGGTATCTACCTGCAACTTTCGCATCAACATACGCATGGCGGGAGATTCTACATAAAAACAGCCAATAGCTTTCGCATTCCGAAGTAAGCTTTTAATGCGCTCATCTGTCTTAAAACGTTTAATATCATGAATATCTATAGGCGAACTATCAGGATGGTTATAAGCAATGATCTCTGTAGCCTCCTTTATTTTCCCGAGTCCGCGCTGACTCAAAATATCAAATTTATTGAGGCCAATATCTTCAGCAACTACCATGTCAAATTGAGTGGTAGCAAAGCCTTTTGGAGGCATAAATGTGGCGCCGTAATAATGAATTGGTTTTTCAGAAATCAAAATCCCACCCGCATGAATGCCCAAGTAATTGGGAAACCCCTGAATATAAGTACTGTATTTGATAACCAGTTGACTGAGTTGATCTAAGTCTTTGAGTTGGTATTTTCCTCTTGTAAGCTTATCCATTTCAGATTTTGGCAGCCCAAACACCTTTCCCAACTCCCGAACAGAGGCTTTAAACTTAAACGTATTATACACTGTGATTAAAGCGGTATGTTTAAAATTGTTAAAGATAAAACGGGTAATATCGTCCCGATCTTTCCAAGAGAAATCAATATCAAAGTCTGGCGGGTTTTGCCGAAACACGTTGATAAACCGTTCAAAATACAAGTCTAACTCTACAGGGTCCACATCTGTAATACGCAATAAATACGCAACAATACTATTGGCACCACTACCTCGCCCCACATAGAAATAAGCTTTGCTTCGGGCATAGGTTAAGATTTTCCAATTGATTAAAAAGTAAGACACAAATCTCTTTTCTTTGATAATGGCGAGCTCCTTTTCAATACGTTTATAGATGGTTTCATTTAAATCTTCATCTTTGTAACGATAAGCAATCCCCTCGTAGGTCAATTTCTCCAATAGCTCATAATCTGATGCTTCGTTTTGGGTTACTGTTTTTTGATTTTTACTTTCTTTTTTTGTGAAATCGAAACTGATGGAACAGTCTTCCATTAGCTTTTTGGTGTTTTCTATAATCTTCGGAAATTCTCTATAATAGTCACAGAGGTATTGAAAAGGCAACATAATATCTGTTCTTTCGCCTTCTTCAGATTTGGAAAGTTTACTCAATAAGGTATTGTTGTCAATAGCACGCAACAACCGATGGGTATTAAAGTTCTTTTTATCTTGAAAAGACACGGTTTGAAGGATGACGAGTTTATGCTGAAATTGGTTCCAACGCGAAAATTTAAGCGCATTAAGATCTTTGGGTTTGATGCCCAAAAACTCATTGTGCTTTAAATCATAATCCTTTCCTTTTTGATACGGGTATACCACAAAACAATCCCTAATCTCTTGCTCGGGCCGGCAAGGTATAGCTAGCTCATGATCATGAAGAAATAAGGATAAATAATTGTTGATGTTTTGAAACCCCTTGTTGTTTTTGGCAATTAATACAAACTGTTGCTGAGCTCCATTTCTAAAATCGACCCCAAGAATAGGCTTTACGTGAAATTTTTGAGAGCGTCTTACAAAGTCCAAACACGCAGAAGTTGTGTTGATATCGGTAAGCGCTATAGTATCTATATCATTTTTTGAAGCCATAGCAAGCAGTTGTTCTGGAGGAATCGTGCCATAACGTAAGCTGAAATAACTGTGGCAATTGAGGTACATATTATGGGGTTTTCTGTTTATAATTTCTTCAGAAAAAAGAATCTTTAAGATTTTAATTCTGCAAAATTTAATTGGATTAACAAATCTAGCTATTATATGTAGTTGGTATTGCTTACATTTGTAGTAAACCTGATAAAAAGGAATTTATCCCCTAAAAAAAACAGTTGCTTTTTCTATAAAAATGAAGAATATACAAGCTAATATCAAACACTTACGTTCACTGAGACAATTTTCCCAAGAGCGCTTTGCCGATGAGTTAGGATGGTCTCGCTCTATGGTAGGGTCTTACGAAGAGGGACGTTCTGAACCTCCTATTGACCGATTAATAGACCTCTCTAACTATTTTAAGCTCCCTATCGATATTTTGGTGAAAAATGATTTACGCAAAGCGAAGGACACCTCATTTATCCAAATTGGGAGTCAGCGGGTACTATTCCCAATAACGGTGAGCGAAGCCAACGAAGATCTCATTGAAATTATTCCTGCTAAAGCATCTGCAGGTTACTTATCTGGTTATGATGATCCCGAATATATTGAGCAACTTCAAAAAATAAAACTGCCCTTTTTACCAACGGGAACTCATCGCGCATTTCCCATTAAGGGAGACTCGATGTTACCGGTAAAAGACGGCTCGTTTATTGTGGCTAAATTCATGGAAGATGTTAATGACATTAAAAACGGCCGAACCTACATTATATTAACCAAAGAAGACGGTTTAGTTTATAAACGTGTGCAAAATCTTATTAATGAGAAACAATCGTTACTTCTAAGCAGCGACAATAAAGTGTACAAGCCTTATGAAGTCCCCATT
Proteins encoded in this window:
- a CDS encoding DNA polymerase III subunit alpha codes for the protein MYLNCHSYFSLRYGTIPPEQLLAMASKNDIDTIALTDINTTSACLDFVRRSQKFHVKPILGVDFRNGAQQQFVLIAKNNKGFQNINNYLSLFLHDHELAIPCRPEQEIRDCFVVYPYQKGKDYDLKHNEFLGIKPKDLNALKFSRWNQFQHKLVILQTVSFQDKKNFNTHRLLRAIDNNTLLSKLSKSEEGERTDIMLPFQYLCDYYREFPKIIENTKKLMEDCSISFDFTKKESKNQKTVTQNEASDYELLEKLTYEGIAYRYKDEDLNETIYKRIEKELAIIKEKRFVSYFLINWKILTYARSKAYFYVGRGSGANSIVAYLLRITDVDPVELDLYFERFINVFRQNPPDFDIDFSWKDRDDITRFIFNNFKHTALITVYNTFKFKASVRELGKVFGLPKSEMDKLTRGKYQLKDLDQLSQLVIKYSTYIQGFPNYLGIHAGGILISEKPIHYYGATFMPPKGFATTQFDMVVAEDIGLNKFDILSQRGLGKIKEATEIIAYNHPDSSPIDIHDIKRFKTDERIKSLLRNAKAIGCFYVESPAMRMLMRKLQVDTYLGLVAASSVIRPGVANSGMMREYILRYRYPERRNDAPKALLEIMPETYGVMVYQEDVIKVAHYFGGLDLGEADMLRRGMSGKFRSREEFAKVKQQFFDNCKADGKPQELVADIWRQIESFAGYAFAKGHSASYAVESYQSLFLKAYFPLEYMVATINNFGGFYSTELYVHEARMHDGHIESPCVNTSFTQAIIKKTTIFLGFMFLQSFESKLMKQLVLERSKNGRFESLEDFIDRVPISIEQISILIKINAFRFTGINKRELLWEAHLKISKIVVQEQVMTLFKTEKINYKTPSLSSTDLENAFDEMELLGFPLCNPFDLLETPSKNPLRAKHLEAYLEKTITIEGYLITLKNTKTSNGKLMNFGNFLDRDGDFVDTVHFPIIAATYPFRGKGIYTITGKVVEEFDCITIEVSHLQRAAIIEDPRYSVNSKNATFQIKKSFEDNKKRLQNSSHKESVSGFRHPA
- a CDS encoding LexA family transcriptional regulator; the encoded protein is MKNIQANIKHLRSLRQFSQERFADELGWSRSMVGSYEEGRSEPPIDRLIDLSNYFKLPIDILVKNDLRKAKDTSFIQIGSQRVLFPITVSEANEDLIEIIPAKASAGYLSGYDDPEYIEQLQKIKLPFLPTGTHRAFPIKGDSMLPVKDGSFIVAKFMEDVNDIKNGRTYIILTKEDGLVYKRVQNLINEKQSLLLSSDNKVYKPYEVPIQNVLELWEFTCCINTQEYDEKELKMSSIMSMFQELKIELEAVKKMA